The following proteins come from a genomic window of Gammaproteobacteria bacterium:
- a CDS encoding glycosyltransferase, whose translation MTHPPKISIVTPSFNQGAFLEKTIDSVLSQGYPNLEYILIDGGSTDDSLDIIRKYAPHLDYWVSEKDRGQSHAINKGFARATGEIMSWLNSDDYLEPDALNTVASYAAAHPDAGAFVGTGRKITVGGEITYLKKPGELTFERFCQWLEGGNFMQPSCFFRRSAWEAAGPLDENIHIALDVDLWLRMVKHVRFQAIDALLSTALAHEGAKTTAFRNRMIVDCSLTVIRAGGEPYVRKHLDKLADQLTEYQGFYSRLAANPVVRLVKPLLRPFVKKPR comes from the coding sequence ATGACACATCCCCCAAAGATCTCCATCGTGACGCCCTCATTCAACCAGGGCGCCTTTCTGGAAAAAACCATCGACTCGGTATTATCGCAGGGCTACCCGAATCTCGAATACATCCTCATCGACGGAGGCAGCACTGACGACAGCCTCGACATCATCCGCAAGTACGCACCGCATCTTGACTACTGGGTCAGCGAGAAGGACCGCGGCCAGAGCCATGCCATAAACAAGGGCTTCGCCCGGGCGACGGGCGAGATCATGAGCTGGCTGAACTCGGACGATTATCTGGAGCCTGACGCGCTGAACACAGTCGCTTCGTACGCTGCCGCCCATCCTGATGCCGGCGCCTTTGTCGGCACAGGCCGGAAAATCACCGTAGGCGGGGAGATTACCTATCTGAAAAAACCGGGGGAACTGACATTCGAGCGCTTTTGTCAGTGGCTGGAAGGCGGAAACTTCATGCAGCCCTCATGCTTCTTCCGCCGTTCCGCCTGGGAGGCCGCAGGCCCGCTCGACGAGAACATCCACATTGCGCTCGACGTCGACCTGTGGCTGAGAATGGTCAAGCACGTCAGGTTCCAGGCCATCGACGCATTGCTTTCGACGGCTCTCGCGCACGAAGGCGCCAAGACGACCGCCTTCCGAAACAGGATGATCGTGGACTGCTCACTCACGGTTATCCGGGCCGGAGGGGAACCTTACGTCAGGAAACATCTGGACAAACTGGCTGACCAGTTAACCGAATACCAGGGCTTCTACTCGCGGCTCGCCGCGAATCCCGTAGTCAGATTGGTCAAACCCCTGTTGCGCCCGTTCGTCAAGAAACCCCGGTAG